Proteins encoded in a region of the Mercenaria mercenaria strain notata chromosome 1, MADL_Memer_1, whole genome shotgun sequence genome:
- the LOC128556990 gene encoding uncharacterized protein LOC128556990, which translates to MKLGKEMELDKSKTVLQPKVEKKATNYFKIAFLILLAVIAIGGISITAVYVGGKLSRDAFKEYSDKYQFHTTDGETIDETITVTDTDEDISFEDGSHIIFDYSKGFMVMKVVEDDYVVCYVASFERRDTHAPTAEELKNMKLDNLTISEEIDYYIDRSSPVDPSILSERSRDTCKGAEIYWITTYKMKDTNGRRQKRWFRARRLIHRVKKHCTAFCHPTFGLGLSISCGAHCRF; encoded by the exons ATGAAACTTGGAAAAGAAATGGAATTAGACAAGTCAAAAACGGTTCTTCAG CCGAAAGTTGAAAAGAAGGCAACAAACTACTTTAAAATCGCATTCCTTATCCTTTTGGCTGTCATAGCTATTGGCGGTATCTCCATCACTGCTGTTTATGTTGGAGGAAAACTTTCAAGAGACGCTTTCAAG GAATATTCTGATAAGTATCAGTTCCATACAACAGACGGAGAGACCATAGATGAGACTATTACAGTAACAGACACTGATGAAGATATTAGCTTTGAAGATGGTTCTCATATCATTTTCGACTACAGTAAA GGGTTTATGGTGATGAAAGTGGTAGAAGATGATTATGTCGTCTGCTATGTTGCCAGTTTTGAACGAAGAGATACTCATGCACCTACTGCCGAGGAACTCAAAAATATG AAGTTGGACAATTTGACGATCTCAGAAGAGATTGATTATTATATAGACAGGTCTTCCCCAGTCGACCCAAGTATACTGTCGGAGAGATCACGTGATACATGTAAGGGGGCCGAAATATACTGGATAACAACTTACAAAATGAAAG acacaaaCGGAAGAAGGCAGAAACGTTGGTTCCGTGCGCGTAGACTCATTCACAGGGTCAAAAAGCATTGCACAGCCTTTTGTCACCCTACTTTTGGCTTGGGTTTGAGTATCAGTTGCGGTGCCCATTGTAGGTTTTAG